A portion of the Hymenobacter gelipurpurascens genome contains these proteins:
- the metX gene encoding homoserine O-acetyltransferase MetX, with amino-acid sequence MSDIDQQIFRLPRPLRLESGAVLPHVEVAYHTYGRLNASRDNVVWVCHALTANADVLSWWPGLFGKDTYFDPADWFIVCANVLGSCYGSTGPLTPNPVTEKVSYQHFPLLTIRDLVSAHEALREHLALTRIHTLIGGSLGGQQAVEWAIQRPELFENLVLLATSARHSAWGIAFNEAQRLAIQADPTYYTATPDSGATGLRAARAVALLSYRSYEAYESAQTEPDDAVITDFRASSYQRYQGDKLVARFNAHSYVTLSRAMDSHHVGRGREGVKAALGRIRARTLVIGITSDVLFPTSEQQLLARHIRGAMYAEMDSQYGHDGFLIETAQITHLLERFYVQTYVH; translated from the coding sequence ATGTCTGACATCGACCAACAAATTTTTCGGTTACCTAGGCCACTCCGGCTGGAAAGCGGCGCTGTGCTGCCGCACGTGGAAGTGGCCTACCACACCTACGGACGTCTTAATGCCTCCCGCGACAACGTGGTATGGGTATGCCACGCCCTCACGGCTAACGCAGACGTGCTAAGCTGGTGGCCCGGCTTGTTTGGGAAAGACACCTACTTCGACCCTGCCGATTGGTTTATTGTGTGCGCCAACGTGTTGGGCTCCTGCTACGGCAGCACCGGCCCACTCACGCCAAACCCTGTAACCGAGAAAGTGTCCTACCAGCATTTTCCGCTGCTGACCATCCGCGACCTGGTTTCGGCGCACGAGGCGCTGCGGGAACACCTGGCCCTGACGCGTATTCATACGCTAATTGGTGGCTCATTGGGCGGACAACAAGCTGTGGAATGGGCTATTCAGCGCCCCGAGCTATTTGAGAACTTGGTGTTGCTGGCCACCAGCGCCCGGCACTCAGCCTGGGGCATTGCCTTCAACGAAGCCCAACGTCTCGCCATTCAGGCCGACCCAACTTATTACACCGCCACACCGGATAGCGGCGCAACTGGCCTACGGGCCGCCCGCGCCGTGGCCCTGCTCAGCTACCGCAGCTATGAGGCCTACGAAAGCGCGCAAACCGAGCCCGATGATGCCGTAATCACGGATTTCCGGGCCAGCTCTTACCAGCGCTACCAGGGCGACAAGCTGGTGGCTCGGTTCAATGCGCACAGCTACGTCACGCTATCGAGGGCTATGGATTCGCACCACGTAGGCCGGGGCCGGGAGGGCGTGAAGGCTGCGTTAGGCCGAATTCGGGCGCGGACGCTGGTTATCGGTATCACCTCCGATGTGCTGTTCCCAACGAGTGAGCAGCAGCTGTTGGCCCGCCACATTCGGGGCGCCATGTATGCCGAAATGGATTCGCAGTACGGCCACGATGGCTTCCTGATTGAAACGGCGCAAATCACCCATTTACTCGAAC